In a genomic window of Sediminispirochaeta bajacaliforniensis DSM 16054:
- a CDS encoding GTP-binding protein, translating to MKLITVSGPPSSGKTSVILKTIESLHVKKRSVAVAKFDCLSTDDDKRYAAAKIPVQKGLSGGLCPDHYFVSNIEEVCRWGDDGGFDLLITESAGLCNRCSPYFKEVLAVCVVDNLSGIGTPKKIGPLLKHADIVVITKGDIVSQAEREVFASRVGVVNPSALVLHINGLTGQGAFELASLILDNARPLPSVQEMHLRFPMPSALCSYCLGETRVGEAFQLGNVRKIVIKDKKEG from the coding sequence ATGAAACTGATAACCGTTTCTGGGCCCCCTTCTTCGGGTAAGACCTCGGTGATTTTGAAGACAATAGAGAGTCTTCATGTAAAAAAACGTTCTGTGGCGGTCGCGAAGTTCGATTGTCTTAGCACCGATGACGACAAACGCTATGCTGCCGCAAAAATCCCTGTACAAAAAGGGCTTTCCGGAGGTCTGTGCCCAGACCACTACTTTGTCAGCAATATAGAAGAGGTATGCCGCTGGGGAGATGATGGAGGTTTCGACTTGCTTATCACTGAGTCCGCCGGCCTTTGTAATCGCTGCTCTCCTTATTTCAAAGAGGTTCTGGCCGTATGCGTGGTCGATAATTTGAGTGGCATCGGCACCCCAAAAAAGATTGGTCCTCTACTCAAACATGCGGATATCGTGGTGATTACCAAGGGGGATATTGTCTCGCAGGCGGAACGCGAGGTCTTTGCCTCCAGGGTCGGGGTCGTTAATCCATCGGCCTTGGTCCTGCATATCAATGGTCTTACGGGCCAGGGAGCCTTTGAGCTTGCTTCTCTTATCCTCGACAACGCCCGGCCATTACCATCGGTACAGGAAATGCACTTGCGTTTTCCCATGCCTTCGGCCCTCTGCTCCTATTGTCTCGGGGAGACCAGGGTAGGGGAGGCGTTTCAGCTTGGGAATGTAAGGAAGATCGTAATAAAGGACAAAAAGGAGGGATAG
- a CDS encoding ABC transporter substrate-binding protein, whose amino-acid sequence MSNIDTRHSLYDITKRYPETITTFVQHGFDGMDDRLQREGYGRLVTLEQALTMKRIDAETFIGLLEQRIEENGTRHESGNTLSVTGLLPCPVRMPLLETFDAFCSRYQNEHGVAVAADLRAASMGTQWIDEHLQPGMSKENLPDLFLSAGFSLFFDRARIGGFRDQGLFSDLSEWNEEHPLSRTVGFRDPKGIYSLLALVPAVFLIKEEELGGRRAPETWEQLLDPLYTDSVSLPVGDFDLFHAILLTLARVYGDTAVNALSLVMLDAMHPSQMVKSDRASGKHPAVTVMPYFFSKMVRPGSTMKLIWPADGAIISPIFMLAKRSKKRLLRPLAHFFASRSTGEIFSRQGLFPSLHPEVTNRLPDPAPMMWLGWDYINTHDLSLEIERFETSFFAAQSLKVGRIG is encoded by the coding sequence ATGAGCAATATAGATACCCGTCACTCTCTTTACGACATTACCAAACGCTATCCCGAGACGATTACAACCTTTGTACAACATGGTTTCGACGGCATGGATGACCGGCTTCAGCGGGAGGGCTATGGTCGCCTCGTAACCCTTGAGCAGGCGCTTACCATGAAAAGAATCGATGCTGAAACCTTTATCGGACTTCTCGAACAGCGTATCGAAGAAAACGGGACAAGACATGAGAGTGGGAATACCCTTAGCGTTACGGGCTTGTTACCCTGTCCCGTCCGTATGCCCCTTCTCGAGACGTTCGATGCATTTTGCAGTCGATACCAAAACGAACATGGTGTTGCGGTGGCCGCCGACCTTCGAGCAGCAAGCATGGGAACGCAATGGATCGACGAGCATCTGCAGCCGGGGATGAGCAAGGAGAATCTTCCCGATCTCTTTCTTTCCGCAGGATTCAGTCTCTTTTTCGACCGTGCTCGTATCGGAGGCTTTCGCGACCAAGGACTCTTTTCCGACCTTTCAGAGTGGAATGAGGAGCATCCACTGTCTCGTACTGTCGGGTTTAGGGATCCCAAAGGAATCTATTCTCTCCTCGCACTTGTTCCCGCTGTTTTTCTCATCAAAGAGGAAGAGCTCGGCGGCCGTCGGGCCCCTGAAACCTGGGAACAGTTGCTTGATCCCCTTTACACTGATTCGGTCTCTCTTCCTGTGGGAGACTTCGACCTCTTCCATGCCATCCTGCTGACCCTTGCCAGGGTTTATGGAGACACCGCCGTGAATGCTCTTTCTCTGGTGATGCTTGATGCGATGCATCCCTCCCAGATGGTGAAAAGCGATCGCGCGTCGGGTAAGCATCCTGCCGTTACCGTTATGCCTTATTTCTTTTCGAAAATGGTCCGACCCGGTAGTACAATGAAACTCATCTGGCCGGCTGATGGAGCAATTATCAGTCCCATTTTTATGCTGGCAAAGCGCTCGAAAAAGAGGCTCCTCCGCCCCTTGGCCCATTTTTTTGCATCTCGGAGCACCGGTGAAATCTTCAGCCGCCAGGGGCTTTTCCCCTCATTACATCCCGAGGTGACAAACAGGCTCCCGGATCCGGCCCCCATGATGTGGCTGGGCTGGGACTATATCAATACTCATGATCTTTCCCTGGAAATAGAACGTTTTGAGACGAGTTTTTTTGCTGCTCAATCCTTAAAGGTCGGGAGGATAGGATGA